The Sphingobium aromaticiconvertens genome has a segment encoding these proteins:
- a CDS encoding LLM class flavin-dependent oxidoreductase, translating to MRAEIDRISLFAMPMGSGAHCAGWRHPLAGESRLHSIGHYRAIAQIAERGKFDAMFLADAQGFRPIAGRDAYACVDAIRMDPVTVLSAVAMATSRLGLIATLSTSYNEPYSAARRLATLDHISEGRAGWNVVTSTTENEAHNFGREGHYGHSERYARAAEFVDVAKALWDSWDDDAILADRTDGRYFDPDKVHAIAHQGTHFSVAGPLTMGRPPQGHPVIVQAGASDAGLDLAAQTAEAVFTSHPALESAQAFYTDLKDRVAAAGRSRDSLKILTAIQPVIADTADEAEAITRELEALIPADLAIALLQMQFGGIDLSGFDPDGPLPPVPANNASQGSQKRIIEHAARENLSILQIARHIAAGRTSKTATGTAEQVADMLTQWFAGSAADGFVIAAPVLPDMLARFVDGVVPILQARGLFRTDYEGTTLREHLGLARPASRHAGRPELHVEPEIWREAGR from the coding sequence ATGCGAGCCGAGATCGACAGGATAAGCCTTTTCGCCATGCCTATGGGCAGTGGCGCGCACTGCGCTGGATGGCGTCACCCGCTGGCCGGCGAGAGCCGCCTGCACTCTATAGGCCATTATCGCGCCATCGCCCAGATCGCCGAGCGTGGAAAATTCGATGCGATGTTCCTTGCCGATGCACAAGGCTTTCGGCCGATCGCCGGGCGCGACGCCTATGCCTGCGTCGATGCGATCAGGATGGACCCGGTGACGGTGCTGAGCGCGGTCGCGATGGCGACGTCACGGCTGGGCCTGATCGCCACCCTCTCCACCAGTTATAACGAACCTTATTCAGCGGCCCGCCGGCTGGCCACGCTCGATCATATCAGCGAAGGGCGAGCGGGCTGGAATGTCGTCACATCAACCACCGAGAACGAAGCACATAATTTCGGACGCGAGGGCCATTATGGCCATAGCGAACGCTATGCCCGCGCGGCCGAGTTCGTCGATGTCGCCAAGGCCTTGTGGGACAGTTGGGACGACGACGCCATTTTGGCAGATCGGACCGACGGACGCTATTTTGATCCAGACAAGGTGCATGCCATCGCGCATCAGGGAACGCATTTCAGTGTCGCCGGCCCGCTGACCATGGGGCGCCCTCCGCAAGGTCATCCAGTGATCGTACAGGCTGGCGCATCCGACGCGGGCCTGGATCTGGCGGCGCAGACGGCCGAGGCGGTCTTTACCTCTCATCCGGCGCTGGAAAGCGCGCAGGCCTTCTATACCGACCTCAAGGACCGGGTCGCCGCCGCCGGACGGTCGCGCGACAGCCTGAAGATATTGACCGCGATCCAACCGGTCATCGCCGACACGGCCGATGAAGCCGAAGCGATCACCCGGGAACTTGAAGCACTGATCCCGGCGGACCTTGCGATCGCATTGTTGCAAATGCAGTTTGGCGGCATAGACCTGTCCGGCTTCGATCCCGATGGCCCTTTACCCCCTGTCCCCGCCAACAATGCCTCACAGGGTTCGCAGAAGCGGATCATCGAACATGCCGCACGCGAGAATCTTTCGATCCTGCAGATCGCGCGACATATCGCGGCCGGGCGAACCAGCAAGACAGCAACCGGCACAGCCGAGCAGGTCGCCGACATGCTGACCCAGTGGTTCGCCGGGTCCGCTGCCGATGGTTTTGTCATCGCCGCGCCGGTCCTGCCCGACATGCTGGCCCGCTTCGTCGACGGGGTCGTGCCGATCCTGCAGGCGCGCGGCCTGTTCCGCACCGACTATGAAGGCACGACCCTGCGCGAACATCTCGGGCTGGCGCGCCCTGCCAGCCGCCATGCCGGACGGCCCGAGTTGCATGTGGAACCCGAAATCTGGCGGGAGGCCGGCCGATGA
- a CDS encoding LLM class flavin-dependent oxidoreductase, which produces MKVFGLLPYVDESEIKRATGTFDPAFIKTLAQCYDALGYERVLIAQSASSPDSMTVAASVMAWTNQLKLMIAHRPGFIAPTMAARMLATIDQMSGGRCGVHIITATNDAETRGDGDFLTKDQRYARSREYVELLRRTWASTEPFDHDGDAYRVEGAKTMIRPYDESIPIFWGGSSGLGIAYGGECADVYAFAGTTLERSAALITQVRAAAEPFGRKPRFLMSIRVVIAPDDAAAWPRADAIVADIRSQGGTSKKGLGSGSDGSAARRIAEAMAARSTADPCLWGGVIEATGGTSHAMALVGGPDQLVETLRAYEAIGVDDVLLRGFDNLADAEAVGRLLIPRLG; this is translated from the coding sequence ATGAAGGTTTTCGGGCTGCTCCCCTATGTGGACGAAAGCGAAATCAAGCGCGCCACCGGCACGTTCGACCCGGCCTTCATCAAGACGCTGGCGCAATGCTATGACGCACTGGGCTATGAACGGGTGCTGATAGCTCAAAGCGCCAGTTCTCCCGACAGCATGACGGTCGCGGCGTCGGTCATGGCATGGACCAATCAGTTGAAACTGATGATCGCCCACCGACCCGGCTTCATCGCACCGACCATGGCCGCACGGATGCTGGCGACCATCGACCAGATGAGCGGCGGCCGGTGCGGCGTGCATATCATCACCGCGACCAACGATGCGGAGACGCGCGGTGACGGCGACTTCCTGACCAAGGACCAGCGCTATGCCCGCAGCCGTGAATATGTGGAGCTGCTGCGCCGGACTTGGGCTTCAACCGAACCGTTCGACCATGACGGCGACGCATATCGCGTCGAGGGCGCGAAGACGATGATCCGGCCCTACGACGAGTCGATTCCGATCTTCTGGGGTGGGTCTTCGGGTCTGGGCATCGCCTATGGCGGCGAATGTGCCGACGTCTACGCCTTTGCCGGAACGACGCTGGAACGCAGCGCCGCGCTGATCACGCAGGTGCGCGCCGCCGCCGAACCCTTCGGCCGCAAGCCCCGCTTCCTGATGTCGATCCGGGTCGTGATCGCACCAGACGACGCAGCGGCGTGGCCGCGGGCCGACGCTATCGTCGCCGACATCCGGTCGCAGGGCGGCACGTCGAAGAAAGGCCTGGGCAGCGGCTCTGATGGAAGCGCCGCGCGCCGCATCGCCGAAGCGATGGCAGCACGCTCGACCGCCGACCCCTGCCTGTGGGGCGGGGTAATCGAGGCGACCGGCGGCACATCGCACGCGATGGCACTCGTCGGCGGCCCCGATCAACTAGTCGAAACCTTGCGCGCCTATGAGGCGATCGGCGTGGACGATGTACTCCTACGCGGGTTCGACAATCTGGCGGATGCCGAGGCGGTCGGGCGGTTGCTCATTCCCAGGTTAGGCTGA
- a CDS encoding LysR family transcriptional regulator has protein sequence MDTKRLEQFVAVAQEGGFGRAARRLGISQPALTRGIALLEAELGTRLFERGPRGALVSVAGDKLLPHALSILNEASRAIAELDSSHLAAEGQVRIGVSPNFLDHAIPRAVALLAARAPQLNVQVSTGTREILAAGLMARELDAALCLIPDFLRAGQRETAELSFEPLATIILEPYVRPGHPLLGRRVTVQEVADQRWAIPFELSLSYRFASLFFRLGLTAPQQAFNSAHLPLVRQVAMQGDLVAMLPRSEAQPDVAAGRLAPLDLPDMRFDYLAGLMLRRAVAVPTPLLRIVTEALRGAVLDSA, from the coding sequence ATGGATACCAAGAGGCTCGAACAGTTCGTCGCCGTCGCGCAGGAGGGTGGTTTTGGTCGGGCGGCCCGGCGGCTGGGCATAAGCCAGCCCGCGCTCACGCGTGGCATTGCCCTGCTAGAGGCGGAACTGGGAACCCGCTTGTTCGAGCGGGGACCGCGCGGCGCGTTGGTCAGCGTGGCGGGAGACAAGCTGTTGCCGCATGCTCTCTCGATTCTCAACGAAGCCAGTCGGGCGATCGCCGAACTCGATTCCAGCCATCTGGCGGCCGAAGGGCAGGTGCGGATCGGCGTATCGCCCAATTTCCTGGATCATGCGATACCGCGCGCAGTGGCCCTGCTTGCCGCCCGCGCGCCGCAACTCAATGTACAGGTCAGCACCGGCACACGTGAGATACTGGCCGCTGGCCTTATGGCGCGAGAACTGGACGCTGCCTTATGCCTGATCCCGGACTTCCTGCGCGCGGGCCAGCGGGAGACGGCGGAACTGAGTTTCGAGCCGCTCGCGACCATCATTCTGGAACCCTATGTCCGGCCGGGCCATCCGCTCCTGGGGCGCAGGGTCACAGTGCAGGAGGTCGCCGACCAGCGATGGGCGATCCCGTTCGAACTGTCTTTATCCTATCGCTTCGCCAGTCTGTTTTTCCGACTGGGGCTGACCGCGCCGCAACAGGCGTTCAATAGTGCGCACCTGCCGCTGGTTCGCCAGGTAGCGATGCAGGGCGATCTCGTCGCCATGCTGCCCCGTTCCGAAGCGCAGCCGGATGTCGCGGCGGGGCGTCTCGCGCCGCTGGATCTGCCCGACATGCGGTTCGACTATCTGGCTGGCCTAATGCTGCGCCGTGCGGTCGCCGTGCCGACGCCGTTGCTGCGGATCGTGACGGAGGCTTTGCGCGGCGCGGTACTCGATTCAGCCTAA
- a CDS encoding class I SAM-dependent methyltransferase, with translation MIHPMLPGTTHDETAAQLFVRDFKLFLAEGVEPGHRARAEQLDPGVRINARVETVYQKLHDDEGFRAWASLRRTSQEMLWASVSESVARQADALEALAAAAPDMGSLTLDPDFVQPDYLEAGDVHLMPGGYAHDDGTVLQGAVMDRGGAVYMLGRNGGLMNDVRGHTVAAHVFALYPDLEPGHILELGCGVGASLIPVAAAFPDAKVHGIDVGAAMLRYALARARHLSTSVHLVQGNVEQAPFPDASFNFVFSSVLLHETSPTAITRIIAESHRLLKPGGVVVHLEVPNRYDELDLWGKIRGEIEADYNNEPNWKAAISADYRALLAQAGFEDIAVGYQAATSAPARGAGGFSEKSMGTFRSWFVASARK, from the coding sequence ATGATTCACCCCATGTTACCGGGCACGACCCATGACGAGACCGCCGCCCAATTGTTCGTCCGTGATTTCAAGCTGTTCCTGGCCGAGGGCGTGGAACCCGGCCACCGTGCGCGGGCCGAACAGCTCGATCCGGGCGTGAGAATCAATGCGCGCGTCGAAACGGTCTATCAGAAGCTCCATGACGATGAAGGGTTCCGGGCCTGGGCGAGCCTGCGCCGCACGTCGCAGGAGATGCTGTGGGCGAGCGTCAGCGAGAGCGTGGCGCGGCAGGCGGACGCATTGGAAGCGCTGGCCGCCGCCGCCCCGGATATGGGATCGCTGACGCTCGATCCCGATTTTGTGCAGCCCGACTATCTGGAAGCCGGTGACGTCCATCTGATGCCGGGCGGCTATGCCCATGACGATGGGACTGTGTTGCAGGGCGCGGTGATGGATCGCGGGGGCGCGGTCTATATGCTGGGGCGCAATGGTGGCCTGATGAACGATGTACGCGGGCACACGGTCGCGGCGCATGTCTTTGCGCTATATCCTGACCTTGAACCTGGCCATATCCTGGAACTGGGTTGCGGCGTTGGTGCAAGCCTGATCCCCGTCGCGGCCGCCTTTCCCGACGCAAAGGTCCATGGGATAGACGTTGGCGCGGCGATGCTGCGCTATGCACTGGCCCGTGCGCGGCATCTGAGCACAAGCGTGCATCTGGTCCAGGGCAATGTCGAACAGGCCCCCTTCCCCGACGCTAGCTTCAACTTCGTATTCTCCAGCGTGCTGCTGCATGAAACATCGCCTACGGCGATCACCCGCATCATCGCCGAAAGTCACCGGCTGCTGAAGCCCGGCGGGGTCGTCGTCCATCTTGAAGTGCCCAATCGTTATGACGAGCTGGACCTGTGGGGCAAGATACGAGGCGAGATCGAAGCCGATTACAACAATGAGCCAAACTGGAAGGCCGCGATCAGTGCCGACTATCGCGCGTTGCTGGCGCAGGCGGGATTTGAGGATATCGCTGTCGGCTATCAGGCGGCGACATCGGCGCCGGCGCGGGGCGCGGGCGGTTTTTCGGAGAAATCGATGGGCACTTTCCGCTCCTGGTTCGTTGCGTCGGCGCGTAAATAG
- a CDS encoding MFS transporter yields MQAFDSSAIIVALPAMARDFGAPILSLNLVVVAYLVAATAALPACGWAADRFGARRVFLFAVAGFGLSSLAAMLAPSFSWLIAARIIQGCMGALLLPVGRIIVLRSVPRREFVSALAMLSLPIMLGPLLGPTVGGLVVTAGSWRWLFAINILVSIAGLFAVRHYVEDLPGEDPRPLDMVGLPLIAAALIGISSGITAFTHQGTSPAVAALLLAAGLACAALYGWHGRRHPQPVLDLRIFRVPLLAATNVGGLFQRMLVGAAPFLLTMLFQPGLGLDAATSGGLIFASAFGAILGRWLLPPLIARFGFRTFLIGNSLVMALSMAVCAWIDAETPYAVIIIILFLQGLIRAVQLMGLSAVSTNGTDLRL; encoded by the coding sequence ATGCAGGCATTCGACAGCAGCGCGATCATCGTCGCCTTGCCTGCCATGGCGCGCGATTTCGGTGCACCAATATTGTCTCTCAACCTGGTCGTGGTCGCCTATCTGGTTGCCGCCACTGCGGCCTTGCCGGCCTGCGGATGGGCGGCGGATCGTTTTGGCGCACGGCGCGTATTTCTGTTCGCAGTAGCGGGATTTGGATTGTCCTCGCTCGCCGCCATGCTCGCGCCCAGCTTTAGCTGGCTGATAGCAGCGCGAATCATCCAGGGCTGCATGGGCGCGTTACTGCTGCCGGTTGGCCGGATCATCGTGCTGCGATCCGTGCCGCGTCGGGAATTCGTCAGCGCATTGGCGATGCTGAGTCTGCCGATCATGCTAGGGCCATTGCTGGGTCCGACGGTTGGCGGACTCGTTGTTACCGCCGGGTCATGGCGTTGGTTGTTTGCGATCAACATATTAGTGTCGATCGCCGGGCTGTTCGCTGTGCGCCACTATGTTGAGGACCTGCCGGGCGAAGATCCCCGGCCGCTCGATATGGTCGGGCTGCCCCTGATCGCCGCAGCGCTGATCGGAATCAGCTCTGGCATTACCGCGTTCACTCACCAAGGCACGTCGCCCGCTGTGGCCGCGCTGCTGCTGGCCGCGGGGCTTGCCTGCGCCGCGCTTTATGGCTGGCACGGGCGTCGGCATCCCCAGCCGGTGCTGGACCTTCGAATATTCCGCGTGCCATTGCTCGCCGCGACCAATGTGGGCGGGCTGTTCCAGCGGATGCTGGTCGGTGCTGCGCCCTTCCTTCTAACGATGCTGTTTCAGCCGGGGTTGGGACTGGATGCGGCAACTAGCGGCGGACTGATCTTCGCGAGCGCATTCGGCGCAATTCTGGGTCGGTGGCTGCTCCCGCCCCTGATCGCCCGTTTCGGGTTTCGCACCTTCCTGATCGGCAACAGTCTGGTGATGGCGCTGTCGATGGCGGTCTGCGCGTGGATCGACGCGGAGACGCCCTATGCGGTGATTATTATCATCCTGTTCCTGCAAGGGTTGATCCGCGCGGTGCAGTTGATGGGGCTGTCCGCCGTCAGCACCAATGGCACAGATTTGAGGTTGTAA
- a CDS encoding IS3 family transposase (programmed frameshift), translated as MKPKPSLKNSPTKAPAERVVKDIRRQTRRHFSAEDKIRIVLDGLRGEDSIAELCRKEGIAQSLYYTWSKEFMEAGKRRLAGDTARAATTGEVQDLRREARALKECVADLTLENRLLKKHDRGWGRRRMRYPASEKLEIIRIVEQSHLPAKHTLDKLGIPRRTFYRWYDRFVEGGPEALEDRPSAPSRVWNRIGDDIQGQIVEMALDYSELSPRELAVRFTDEKRYFVSEATVYRLLKAHDLITSPAYVVIKAADRFHTQTTRPNEMWQTDFTYFKIIGWGWMYLSTVLDDFSRYIIAWKLCTNMRAEDVTDTLDLALKASGCDSATVLHKPRLLSDNGPSYIAGELAEYIDAQKMSHVRGAPMHPQTQGKIERWHQTLKNRILLENYFLPGDLEAQIEAFVEHYNNQRYHESLNNVTPADAYLGRAPAIIKQRERIKRKTIEYRRLQHRRLAA; from the exons ATGAAGCCCAAACCCTCCTTGAAAAATTCGCCGACAAAGGCCCCTGCTGAGCGTGTTGTGAAGGATATCCGGCGGCAGACCCGGCGCCATTTCTCAGCCGAAGACAAGATCCGTATTGTGCTGGACGGTCTGCGCGGCGAGGACAGCATCGCCGAGTTGTGCCGCAAGGAAGGCATTGCCCAAAGCCTGTATTACACCTGGTCGAAGGAGTTCATGGAAGCGGGCAAGCGGCGCCTGGCCGGTGACACCGCCCGTGCTGCGACCACTGGCGAGGTGCAGGATCTGCGCCGCGAGGCCCGTGCCCTGAAGGAATGCGTGGCCGACCTGACGCTGGAAAACCGCCTGCTT AAAAAGCATGATCGCGGATGGGGGCGACGACGAATGAGGTATCCCGCATCCGAAAAGCTCGAGATCATCCGGATCGTCGAGCAGTCGCACCTGCCCGCCAAGCACACGCTGGACAAACTCGGCATCCCCCGCCGGACGTTCTACCGCTGGTACGATCGCTTCGTCGAAGGCGGGCCGGAGGCGCTGGAAGATCGGCCATCGGCGCCGAGTCGGGTGTGGAACCGCATCGGCGACGATATCCAGGGCCAGATCGTCGAGATGGCGCTGGATTACAGCGAGCTGTCACCGCGCGAACTGGCGGTGCGCTTCACCGACGAGAAGCGCTACTTCGTGTCGGAGGCCACCGTTTACCGCCTGTTGAAGGCCCACGATCTGATTACCAGTCCGGCCTATGTGGTGATCAAGGCCGCCGATCGCTTCCATACCCAGACCACGCGTCCGAACGAGATGTGGCAGACCGATTTTACCTACTTCAAGATCATCGGGTGGGGCTGGATGTACCTGTCGACCGTGCTCGACGACTTCTCGCGCTACATTATCGCCTGGAAACTGTGCACCAACATGCGCGCCGAGGATGTCACCGACACGCTGGACCTGGCCCTTAAGGCTTCCGGCTGCGACAGCGCCACCGTGCTGCACAAGCCCAGGCTGCTCAGCGATAACGGCCCCAGCTACATCGCGGGCGAACTGGCGGAATACATCGATGCCCAGAAGATGAGCCATGTACGCGGCGCTCCGATGCACCCCCAGACCCAAGGCAAGATCGAGCGCTGGCACCAAACCCTGAAAAACCGCATCCTGCTGGAAAACTACTTCCTGCCCGGCGACCTTGAGGCCCAGATCGAGGCCTTCGTCGAGCATTACAACAACCAGCGTTACCACGAGAGCCTGAACAACGTGACGCCCGCCGACGCCTACCTCGGCAGGGCTCCCGCCATCATCAAACAGCGCGAAAGGATCAAGCGAAAGACCATCGAATATCGGCGCTTGCAACACCGCAGGCTCGCCGCTTAA
- a CDS encoding alpha-hydroxy-acid oxidizing protein, whose amino-acid sequence MTGRRIDFSSLEQARQIARRRLPPAVYHYVEGGKDAEITAFANELAFTRVFFDPRACSTERRPDLSTKVLGRKIAMPVVIAPTGCPSSEHLAHVAS is encoded by the coding sequence ATGACCGGGCGTCGGATCGACTTTTCCAGTCTGGAGCAGGCGCGGCAGATCGCTCGCCGCCGCTTGCCGCCCGCCGTCTATCATTATGTCGAGGGCGGCAAGGATGCGGAGATTACCGCCTTCGCCAATGAACTGGCCTTTACGCGCGTTTTTTTCGATCCGCGTGCCTGCTCGACAGAGCGGCGTCCAGATCTTTCCACCAAGGTGCTGGGGCGCAAGATTGCCATGCCGGTGGTGATCGCGCCGACCGGCTGTCCGTCGTCAGAACATTTGGCACACGTCGCGTCGTAA
- a CDS encoding membrane-bound PQQ-dependent dehydrogenase, glucose/quinate/shikimate family, with protein MAAAGESEKYAESGTARPPYLFALVLLLVGLALGIGGILLAIAGGSPLYILWGLLAGASAITLGRGSRWGLWIYGLLLVLLLCWTLYEGGLDPWPMAPRLGLFYLLGLWIALPFARRGLSGGPSLTLPVQRAALAALCFAAIAVPALGLAFNSLVIQDRGIVPGGGVSLPGAGADWSAFGGTMAGARFSTLDRITPDNVDKLKPAWTFRFGDEKAGGLQVTPIKIDDTLYACSGINTVVALDAETGKQRWRYDPKVARHTPFLSCRGVAYYRVPDATGACAERIFTTTVDGRLIGLDARTGRLCAQFGNGGEVSLLEGFGKVLDGYYSHTAAPTIARGLIVLGGTLPDNQYWGEPSGVIRAFDAVSGKLVWAYDVGHPDRTGLPPAGETYTHSTPNNWGQMAYDDSLGLVYVPTGNATPDYFGAQRRPFDEEISSSIMALDIATGRRRWVFQTVHHDLWDYDIGSQPVLFDLPGTGGAIPVLAQATKRGEIFLINRRTGKPLSPVEERPAPQRGAAPEERLSPTQPYPTDMPSLAGGLLNERMMWGLTPFDQLWCRIKFVESRYHGPMTPPGLTPSITYPGFLGGMDWGSISIDPQSGVLVAVTEHLANRAQLYTRKQALAERAYAMGRGREGLDALRGINAMEGTPYGEMTKPFLSPLAVPCQQPPWSRISAIDLKTRKLLWSRPLGTGKEAGPMGLRSGVPIPMGVPALGGVLVTKSGLSFVGASVDKTFRAFDTRTGKQVWQAALPDSAHATPMTYLGRSGRQFIVVAAAGHRSLSLSAGDAIVAYVSP; from the coding sequence ATGGCGGCAGCGGGCGAATCGGAAAAATATGCCGAGAGCGGGACGGCGCGGCCACCCTATTTGTTTGCGCTCGTGCTGCTGCTCGTCGGCCTGGCGCTGGGCATTGGCGGAATCCTGCTCGCGATTGCCGGCGGTTCGCCGCTTTACATCCTTTGGGGCCTGCTGGCGGGAGCGAGCGCCATCACGCTGGGGCGAGGTAGCCGTTGGGGCTTGTGGATATATGGCCTGCTGCTCGTGCTGCTGCTGTGCTGGACGCTGTATGAGGGCGGGCTCGACCCCTGGCCGATGGCGCCCCGCCTTGGCCTTTTCTACCTTCTTGGCCTGTGGATAGCATTGCCCTTCGCGCGCCGGGGCTTGTCGGGCGGCCCGTCGCTGACATTGCCAGTTCAGCGTGCCGCGTTGGCGGCCCTGTGCTTTGCGGCCATTGCGGTGCCAGCGCTCGGACTGGCTTTCAACAGCCTCGTCATCCAGGATCGCGGCATCGTGCCGGGCGGCGGAGTGTCGCTGCCCGGCGCGGGCGCGGACTGGAGCGCCTTTGGCGGCACCATGGCCGGCGCCCGGTTCAGCACGCTGGACCGGATAACGCCCGACAATGTCGACAAACTCAAGCCCGCATGGACCTTCCGTTTCGGCGATGAGAAGGCGGGCGGGTTGCAGGTCACGCCAATCAAGATCGACGATACGCTCTATGCGTGCAGCGGTATCAACACCGTGGTCGCGCTAGACGCTGAAACGGGAAAGCAGCGTTGGCGCTATGATCCCAAGGTTGCGCGCCATACGCCTTTTCTGTCATGCCGGGGCGTCGCCTATTATCGCGTGCCCGATGCGACGGGCGCCTGTGCCGAACGCATCTTCACCACAACGGTCGATGGCCGCCTGATTGGGCTGGATGCGCGCACCGGGCGCCTGTGCGCGCAGTTCGGCAATGGGGGGGAGGTCTCCTTGCTGGAGGGTTTCGGCAAGGTGTTGGATGGCTATTATTCCCACACCGCCGCCCCCACCATCGCGCGTGGCCTGATCGTGCTGGGCGGGACATTGCCCGACAATCAATATTGGGGCGAGCCATCCGGCGTCATCCGCGCTTTCGACGCGGTCAGCGGCAAGCTGGTCTGGGCTTATGATGTCGGACATCCCGATCGCACTGGCCTGCCGCCAGCGGGCGAAACCTATACGCATTCGACGCCGAACAATTGGGGGCAGATGGCCTATGATGACAGTCTGGGCCTGGTCTATGTCCCCACCGGGAATGCGACGCCCGATTATTTCGGCGCGCAACGGCGACCATTTGACGAGGAAATTTCCAGTAGCATTATGGCGCTGGATATCGCGACCGGGCGTCGGCGCTGGGTGTTCCAGACCGTCCATCACGACCTGTGGGACTATGATATCGGGTCGCAGCCGGTGCTGTTCGATCTTCCGGGCACGGGCGGGGCGATCCCTGTTCTGGCGCAGGCGACCAAGCGGGGCGAGATATTCCTGATCAACCGACGCACCGGCAAGCCGCTCTCGCCCGTCGAGGAGCGTCCGGCCCCGCAACGCGGCGCCGCGCCGGAGGAGCGCCTGTCGCCCACCCAGCCCTATCCGACCGACATGCCTTCGCTGGCTGGCGGCCTGCTGAACGAGCGCATGATGTGGGGTCTGACCCCGTTCGACCAGTTGTGGTGCCGGATTAAGTTCGTCGAATCCCGCTATCACGGGCCGATGACGCCGCCCGGCCTGACGCCCAGCATCACTTATCCCGGTTTCCTTGGCGGCATGGACTGGGGCAGCATCTCCATCGATCCTCAGAGCGGCGTATTGGTGGCGGTGACCGAGCATCTCGCCAATCGCGCGCAACTCTACACGCGCAAGCAAGCCCTGGCGGAAAGGGCCTATGCCATGGGGCGGGGCCGGGAAGGGCTGGACGCCTTGCGCGGCATCAACGCGATGGAGGGAACGCCCTATGGCGAAATGACGAAGCCCTTCCTCTCGCCCCTGGCCGTGCCGTGTCAGCAGCCGCCGTGGAGCCGGATCAGCGCGATCGACCTGAAGACCCGCAAATTGTTATGGTCCCGGCCACTCGGCACCGGCAAGGAAGCCGGGCCGATGGGCCTGCGCAGCGGCGTGCCGATCCCGATGGGCGTGCCCGCACTGGGTGGAGTGCTTGTGACGAAGAGCGGTCTCAGCTTCGTGGGCGCATCGGTCGACAAGACTTTTCGCGCCTTCGACACCCGGACCGGTAAACAGGTCTGGCAGGCGGCGCTGCCGGATTCCGCCCATGCGACGCCGATGACCTATTTGGGGCGCAGCGGGCGGCAGTTCATTGTCGTCGCGGCGGCTGGGCACCGGTCGCTCAGCCTCAGCGCGGGTGACGCCATCGTCGCTTATGTGTCGCCATGA
- a CDS encoding nitronate monooxygenase family protein: protein MIHTRVTQLLGIAHPIIQGGMQWVGRAELAAAVSNAGGLGILTALTQPTSDDLRREIDRCRSMTDRPFGVNLTILPTLSPPPYAEYRRAIIDGGVGIVETAGYKPQEHVDAFKAAGITVIHKCTAVRHARSAVRMGVDMISIDGFECAGHPGEDDIPGLILIPAAADAIDVPIIASGGFGDGRGLVAALALGAEGITMGTRFCATVEAPIHDTIKQLLVANDERSTNLIFRQFGNTARVVQTGVSDEVIEISRRPGAVFDDIAHLVRGAGGRHALESGDVDAGIVWGGLVQGLIHDIPTCADLIDRIVSDAERIMSRRLPAMLAGPE, encoded by the coding sequence ATGATCCACACCCGCGTTACGCAATTGCTGGGGATCGCGCATCCGATCATCCAGGGCGGTATGCAGTGGGTCGGGCGCGCGGAGCTGGCAGCCGCGGTTTCCAATGCCGGTGGGCTGGGGATATTGACGGCACTTACCCAACCGACGTCGGACGATTTGCGCCGGGAAATCGATCGTTGCCGGTCGATGACCGACCGGCCGTTTGGCGTGAACCTGACGATTCTGCCGACGCTTTCGCCGCCACCCTATGCCGAATATCGCCGGGCGATCATCGATGGGGGTGTCGGCATCGTCGAGACTGCCGGGTACAAGCCGCAGGAACATGTCGACGCGTTCAAGGCGGCGGGGATCACCGTCATCCACAAATGCACGGCGGTGCGACATGCCCGGTCGGCCGTGCGTATGGGCGTGGACATGATTTCGATCGATGGCTTCGAATGCGCGGGGCATCCGGGCGAGGACGATATTCCCGGCCTGATCCTGATCCCTGCGGCCGCCGACGCCATCGACGTGCCGATCATAGCCAGCGGCGGCTTTGGCGACGGACGTGGCCTTGTCGCCGCGCTGGCGCTTGGGGCTGAGGGCATCACCATGGGCACGCGTTTCTGCGCCACGGTAGAGGCGCCGATCCACGACACTATCAAACAGTTGCTGGTCGCCAATGACGAGCGGTCGACCAACCTCATCTTCCGCCAGTTCGGCAACACCGCCCGCGTGGTGCAGACCGGCGTATCCGACGAGGTGATCGAGATTTCCCGGCGGCCCGGCGCCGTCTTCGACGACATTGCGCATCTGGTGCGCGGCGCGGGCGGGCGGCACGCGCTGGAAAGCGGCGATGTTGATGCCGGTATCGTCTGGGGCGGACTGGTTCAGGGTTTGATCCACGACATACCGACCTGCGCCGATCTGATCGACCGGATCGTATCGGATGCTGAGCGTATCATGTCGCGCCGCCTCCCGGCGATGCTGGCGGGGCCGGAATAA